From a single Methylosinus sp. H3A genomic region:
- a CDS encoding methyltransferase domain-containing protein yields the protein MSNVYDEQDYPYAVRHWTHPTQLGALAQLMGRAAAPFQDCRVLEIGAGDGVNLASMAIGAPGAQFVGVDLSERAVAAGRELIAAAGVANLRLECGDLREFEAEPQSFDYIIAHGVYAWAPKVVQDSLMALCGRLLSPRGVAMISYNALPGCRLRQGVRDLLLSAVAGIEEPERKIAVARASAAFYAEQWSASDNAFRKALELETRDWLGRPDGLIFHDELGEIYDPQLFSDLVAKARAQGLDYLCDNDPSLVAHALWETELWSASLPLTGGDQIAYEQALDFVETRFFRRSLFCRAGAPLERRFSPERLAGLYLEAPLEPFVDASVGEGEFAFKTAGRGEVSTRDPAFAAAMRRLGEAYPRALAIDEIAAEAPARAALLRLYAGNMARLATEPFPVSRDAGEKPFANPLARAQARLGLGSVTSYRHSQVSLEGDDTRRFLALLDGTRTIDDLVRAMSESASGTVDTGELVQAALATFALWGLTRGAS from the coding sequence ATGAGCAATGTCTATGACGAGCAAGACTATCCTTACGCCGTCCGCCATTGGACGCATCCGACGCAGCTCGGCGCTCTCGCGCAATTGATGGGGCGCGCGGCCGCGCCCTTTCAGGATTGCCGCGTGCTAGAGATCGGCGCCGGCGACGGCGTCAATCTCGCCAGCATGGCGATCGGCGCGCCGGGCGCGCAATTCGTCGGCGTCGATCTCTCCGAGCGCGCGGTCGCCGCGGGCCGCGAGCTGATCGCCGCGGCCGGCGTCGCCAATCTACGGCTCGAATGCGGCGATCTGCGCGAATTCGAAGCGGAGCCGCAATCTTTCGATTATATCATCGCACATGGCGTCTACGCCTGGGCGCCCAAGGTTGTGCAAGACTCGCTGATGGCGCTGTGCGGTCGGCTTCTGTCGCCGCGCGGCGTCGCGATGATCAGCTATAATGCGCTGCCGGGATGCCGTCTGCGCCAGGGCGTGCGCGACCTGCTGCTTTCCGCCGTCGCCGGCATAGAGGAGCCCGAGCGCAAGATCGCCGTGGCGCGCGCCTCGGCGGCCTTCTACGCCGAACAATGGTCGGCGAGCGACAACGCCTTCCGCAAGGCGCTGGAACTCGAGACGCGCGATTGGCTCGGCCGGCCGGATGGGCTCATCTTTCACGACGAGCTCGGCGAGATCTATGATCCGCAGCTATTCTCCGACCTCGTCGCGAAAGCGCGCGCGCAAGGGCTCGATTATCTTTGCGACAATGATCCCTCGCTCGTCGCCCATGCGCTGTGGGAGACCGAGCTGTGGAGCGCGTCGCTGCCGCTCACGGGCGGCGATCAGATCGCCTACGAGCAGGCGCTCGATTTCGTCGAGACGCGGTTTTTTCGCCGCAGCCTGTTCTGCCGCGCCGGCGCGCCGCTGGAGCGGCGTTTTTCGCCCGAGCGTCTTGCCGGCCTCTATCTGGAGGCGCCGCTGGAGCCTTTCGTCGACGCCAGCGTCGGCGAGGGCGAATTCGCCTTCAAGACCGCCGGACGCGGCGAGGTCTCGACGCGCGATCCGGCTTTCGCGGCGGCCATGCGGCGGCTCGGCGAAGCCTATCCGCGCGCGCTCGCCATAGACGAGATCGCCGCCGAGGCGCCGGCGCGGGCGGCGTTGCTGCGGCTCTACGCCGGCAATATGGCGCGGCTGGCGACGGAGCCTTTTCCCGTCTCCCGCGACGCCGGCGAAAAGCCTTTCGCCAATCCGCTGGCGCGCGCCCAGGCGCGCCTCGGCCTCGGCTCGGTGACGAGCTATCGACATTCACAAGTGTCGTTGGAAGGCGACGACACGCGCCGTTTCCTCGCTCTACTCGACGGAACGCGGACGATCGACGATCTCGTCCGCGCTATGTCCGAGAGCGCGTCAGGAACCGTCGACACAGGCGAGCTGGTGCAAGCCGCGCTCGCGACCTTCGCGCTCTGGGGGCTGACCCGCGGCGCCAGCTGA
- a CDS encoding caspase family protein: MTKHWKPFVLAFASLVLAAVFASPASAERRVALVLGNAEYDHIARLKNPVNDAKDVAETLEKDLGFEVISLVNARKDQLDGALADFSRKAAGADVALFYYAGHGVQNEGRNYLLPTDIAVKDVADVEFKALDMDRVQRALSKSTGVNILILDACRNNPFDSVVAARSVGDGVRGLDRPNLTVNKSAKGILVAYAAAPHEVALDGAGRNSPFAEALLKNLKAPEVEIRRLFNLVSDDVARTTKGRQAPEISSRIYGDFYFLSPDEMAERAWQKASKTQEPADFQSILTLYPTSPRARDAQLRLDLFESVQRCNTEQKELEAIGPNDLPRLRAAAGRFSCDAARKSAEALVAKAVEKERRELASCEADNKTLGALAPDDLAGLRAVSAKMTCPDARRRAAEQVVRLEQKEQRDRDICNADLVALHSVARDDLPGLRAVAGRLGCRAAIEEAKPLVAALEAKERREREVCETERKAFAAVDPSDLPGLRAVVGRMSCAAALEGARFVLARLEEKERRERDICDVDRKALGAAGVGDLAVLKSAAAKMRCEAVRNDANLLVAELESKAIRVEGQSCDAERKSVAGIGSGDLSRLRAAALGMKCDAAREDAKARVAKLEEQETLARQTCDAERKSLQSKADDLVALRAAVLATTCEDVRKDAKALVTELEKKQRVAKDGCDADRKAMDGKAGDLSGLRAALDGMSCESARAEARRKIAELEGACAADRKSVADVDATSFDAQQKLGALRGRKFSCADARGDLDKTLAAVETRVRAAQTQLKTLGCYAAAANGKLDEPTKSAVAAYASKKGEAAPSRLTDEFVAGLQGQTETVCAPQSAPLAAKPAEAPVKDANREEAAPTSKPVKHNARRHEDDERPARSGKRHQVVEPVAPRHMRERPAQTARPVRAAPPVQAAAPAPMAAKPLSWSHNPGF, encoded by the coding sequence ATGACGAAGCATTGGAAACCATTCGTCCTTGCCTTCGCGAGCCTCGTTCTCGCGGCCGTCTTCGCGTCTCCCGCATCGGCCGAGCGGCGCGTCGCTCTCGTGCTCGGCAACGCCGAATACGACCATATCGCCAGGCTCAAAAATCCCGTCAATGACGCCAAGGACGTCGCCGAGACGCTGGAGAAGGATCTCGGCTTCGAGGTGATCTCGCTCGTCAACGCCCGCAAGGATCAGCTCGACGGCGCGCTCGCCGATTTCTCGCGCAAGGCCGCCGGCGCGGATGTGGCTCTGTTCTATTACGCCGGCCATGGTGTGCAGAACGAGGGCAGGAATTATCTTCTGCCGACCGACATTGCGGTGAAGGACGTCGCCGACGTCGAGTTCAAGGCGCTCGACATGGACCGCGTGCAGCGGGCGCTTTCCAAATCCACCGGCGTCAACATCCTCATCCTCGACGCCTGCCGCAACAATCCTTTCGACAGCGTCGTCGCCGCGCGCTCGGTGGGGGATGGGGTGCGCGGGCTGGATCGGCCGAATTTGACGGTGAACAAGAGCGCCAAGGGCATTCTCGTCGCTTATGCGGCCGCGCCGCACGAGGTCGCGCTGGACGGCGCCGGCCGCAACAGCCCCTTCGCCGAGGCGCTGCTCAAGAATCTGAAAGCGCCGGAGGTCGAAATCCGCCGCCTGTTCAATCTCGTCAGCGACGATGTCGCGCGCACGACGAAGGGCAGGCAGGCGCCGGAGATCTCCAGCCGCATCTACGGCGATTTTTATTTTCTGAGCCCCGACGAAATGGCCGAGCGGGCGTGGCAAAAAGCCTCCAAGACGCAGGAGCCCGCCGACTTCCAGAGCATTCTCACGCTCTATCCGACCTCTCCCCGCGCCCGTGACGCGCAGCTGCGGCTCGATCTCTTCGAGAGCGTGCAGCGCTGCAACACGGAGCAGAAGGAGCTGGAGGCGATCGGCCCGAACGATCTTCCGCGCCTGCGCGCCGCCGCCGGGCGATTCTCCTGCGACGCCGCGCGCAAGAGCGCCGAAGCGCTCGTCGCCAAGGCGGTGGAGAAAGAGCGCCGCGAGCTGGCGAGCTGCGAGGCCGATAACAAGACCCTCGGCGCGCTGGCGCCGGACGATCTCGCCGGCCTGCGCGCCGTCTCCGCGAAAATGACCTGTCCGGACGCGCGCCGGCGCGCCGCAGAGCAGGTCGTCCGGCTGGAGCAGAAGGAGCAGCGGGATCGCGACATTTGCAACGCCGATCTCGTGGCGCTGCACTCGGTCGCGCGGGACGATCTTCCGGGCCTGCGCGCAGTCGCCGGACGGCTCGGCTGCCGCGCGGCGATCGAGGAGGCCAAGCCCCTCGTCGCGGCGCTGGAGGCGAAAGAGCGGCGCGAGCGCGAGGTCTGCGAGACGGAGCGCAAGGCTTTCGCCGCCGTCGATCCGAGCGATCTTCCCGGCCTGCGCGCCGTCGTCGGCCGCATGAGCTGCGCCGCCGCGCTCGAGGGCGCGCGTTTCGTGCTCGCCCGTCTCGAGGAGAAGGAGCGCCGCGAGCGCGACATTTGCGACGTCGACCGCAAGGCGCTCGGCGCAGCCGGCGTCGGCGATCTCGCCGTTCTCAAATCCGCCGCCGCCAAAATGCGCTGCGAGGCGGTGCGCAACGACGCCAATCTGCTGGTCGCCGAGCTCGAGAGCAAGGCGATCCGCGTCGAAGGGCAGAGCTGCGACGCCGAGCGCAAATCCGTCGCCGGCATTGGCTCTGGCGACCTCTCGAGACTGCGAGCCGCGGCGCTGGGCATGAAATGCGACGCCGCGCGCGAGGATGCGAAAGCCCGCGTCGCCAAGCTCGAGGAGCAGGAGACGCTCGCGCGCCAGACTTGCGACGCCGAGCGCAAATCGCTCCAATCCAAAGCCGACGACCTCGTCGCTCTGCGCGCCGCCGTGCTGGCGACGACCTGCGAGGATGTGCGCAAGGACGCCAAGGCGCTGGTGACGGAGCTCGAGAAGAAGCAGCGCGTCGCCAAGGACGGCTGCGACGCCGATCGCAAGGCGATGGACGGCAAAGCCGGCGATCTTTCCGGCCTGCGCGCCGCTCTCGACGGCATGAGCTGCGAATCGGCGCGCGCCGAGGCCCGCCGGAAAATCGCCGAGCTCGAGGGCGCCTGCGCCGCCGATCGCAAGAGCGTCGCCGATGTCGATGCGACGAGCTTCGACGCGCAGCAGAAATTGGGCGCGCTGCGCGGCCGCAAATTCTCCTGCGCCGATGCGCGCGGCGATCTGGACAAGACGCTCGCCGCCGTCGAGACCCGCGTGCGCGCGGCGCAGACGCAATTGAAGACGCTCGGCTGCTATGCGGCCGCCGCCAATGGCAAGCTCGACGAGCCGACCAAATCCGCCGTCGCCGCTTATGCGAGCAAGAAGGGCGAAGCCGCGCCGAGCCGGCTGACGGATGAATTCGTCGCCGGGCTGCAGGGCCAGACCGAGACCGTCTGCGCGCCGCAGTCCGCGCCTCTCGCCGCCAAGCCCGCGGAAGCGCCCGTCAAGGACGCGAACCGGGAAGAGGCCGCGCCGACCAGCAAGCCGGTCAAGCACAATGCGCGTCGCCACGAGGACGACGAGCGTCCGGCGCGGAGCGGCAAGCGCCATCAGGTCGTGGAGCCGGTCGCCCCGCGTCACATGCGCGAGCGTCCGGCGCAGACCGCCCGTCCCGTGCGTGCGGCCCCGCCTGTCCAGGCCGCTGCGCCCGCCCCGATGGCGGCGAAGCCCCTCTCATGGTCGCATAATCCGGGCTTTTGA